The following coding sequences lie in one Cronobacter universalis NCTC 9529 genomic window:
- the budA gene encoding acetolactate decarboxylase, producing the protein MSHATDCSCEQSLLETVRALRDKDTECVIYQTSMMSALLSGVYEGNTTIADLLTKGDFGLGTFNELDGELIAFSHEVHQLRADGSAREAQPDQKTPFAVMTWFKPHYRQRFDRPMSRQQIHDVIDRQVPSDNIFCALRIDGHFRHAHTRTVPRQTPPYRAMTDVLDDQPVFRFDGRDGVLVGFRTPQHMQGINVAGYHEHFITDDRQGGGHLLDYQLENGVLTFGEIHKLMIDLPSDPAFLNANLHPDNLDAAIRSVEN; encoded by the coding sequence ATGAGCCATGCAACCGATTGTTCTTGCGAGCAAAGCTTGCTGGAAACCGTGCGGGCGCTACGGGATAAAGATACAGAATGTGTGATATATCAAACATCCATGATGAGCGCCCTGCTCAGTGGCGTTTATGAAGGTAATACCACCATCGCGGATCTCCTGACCAAAGGCGATTTTGGCCTCGGCACCTTTAACGAACTCGACGGCGAACTCATCGCCTTCAGCCATGAAGTTCACCAGCTGCGCGCCGACGGCAGCGCCCGTGAAGCGCAGCCCGATCAGAAAACGCCGTTCGCGGTAATGACCTGGTTTAAACCGCACTACCGTCAGCGCTTCGACCGGCCGATGAGCCGCCAGCAGATCCATGACGTGATCGACCGCCAGGTGCCGTCCGACAACATCTTCTGCGCGCTGCGCATCGACGGCCACTTCCGCCATGCCCACACCCGCACGGTGCCGCGCCAGACGCCGCCGTACCGCGCGATGACCGACGTGCTGGACGACCAGCCGGTGTTCCGCTTCGACGGCCGCGACGGCGTGTTAGTCGGGTTCCGCACGCCGCAGCATATGCAGGGCATTAACGTCGCGGGCTACCACGAACATTTCATCACCGACGATCGTCAGGGCGGCGGGCATCTGCTCGACTACCAGCTGGAAAACGGCGTTCTCACCTTCGGAGAGATCCACAAGCTGATGATCGATCTGCCGTCGGACCCGGCGTTCCTCAACGCCAACCTGCATCCCGACAATCTCGATGCGGCCATCCGCTCGGTTGAAAACTAA
- a CDS encoding LysR family transcriptional regulator: MELRYLRYFVAVAQTRHFTRAAELLGISQPPLSQQIQRLEREVGTPLLRRLTRGVELTEAGEAFYQDACQILALSDAALEKTRGIARGVNGTLSIGISSSNAFHPHIFSLLHEFQRRYPAITLLQQEANMASLMHDLEEGLLDAAFVRLPCESSKAFNLRLIDVEPMVAALHRSHPLSERDEVALSELVGTPLILFPHEVAPGLYELVFNACLRAGLAPADSQQASQLSSSLSMVAAGFGFALVPVSMQCIGHPEVTFHRLSDQTLKTDIALAWRKFERSPSVRRLVEMF, encoded by the coding sequence ATGGAACTTCGATATTTGCGTTATTTCGTGGCGGTAGCCCAGACGCGGCACTTCACCCGTGCCGCTGAATTACTGGGTATTTCTCAGCCGCCGCTCAGTCAACAGATCCAGCGTCTTGAGCGCGAGGTAGGCACGCCGCTCCTGCGTCGTCTCACGCGCGGCGTGGAGCTTACCGAGGCCGGCGAGGCCTTTTATCAGGACGCCTGCCAGATACTGGCGCTCAGCGACGCGGCGCTGGAGAAAACGCGTGGCATCGCCCGTGGCGTTAACGGCACGCTCTCGATAGGCATCAGCAGCTCCAACGCGTTTCACCCGCATATTTTTTCCCTGCTGCATGAATTTCAGCGCCGCTACCCGGCCATTACGCTGCTGCAGCAGGAGGCGAACATGGCGTCGCTGATGCACGATCTGGAAGAGGGTTTGCTGGACGCCGCGTTTGTCCGCCTGCCGTGCGAGAGCAGCAAAGCGTTTAACCTGCGCCTGATTGACGTGGAGCCGATGGTGGCGGCGCTGCACCGCAGCCATCCATTGAGCGAGCGTGATGAAGTGGCGCTGAGCGAACTGGTCGGTACGCCGCTGATCCTCTTCCCGCATGAAGTGGCGCCGGGGCTGTATGAACTGGTGTTTAACGCCTGTCTGCGCGCGGGGCTGGCGCCTGCCGACAGCCAGCAGGCTTCGCAGCTTTCCTCCTCGCTCAGCATGGTGGCGGCGGGGTTTGGCTTCGCGCTGGTGCCGGTCTCGATGCAGTGCATCGGGCACCCGGAGGTGACGTTTCACCGGTTAAGCGATCAAACGCTGAAAACCGATATCGCGCTGGCCTGGCGTAAGTTTGAGCGCTCGCCGTCGGTACGCCGGCTGGTGGAAATGTTTTAA
- the alsS gene encoding acetolactate synthase AlsS gives MDNENRMRQWAHGADMVVGQLEAQGVKQVFGIPGAKIDKVFDSLLDSTIQIIPVRHEANAAFMAAAVGRITGKAGVALVTSGPGCSNLITGMATANSEGDPVVALGGAVKRADKARQVHQSMDTVAMFSPVTKYSVEVSSSDAIAEVVSNAFRVAEHGRPGSAFVSLPQDIVDQPAQGNILPAGNAPKLGPAPDACIDHVAGLIRNAKNPVILLGLMASQPENSRALHRLLEKSHIPVTSTYQAAGAVNQEHFTRFAGRVGLFNNQAGDRLLHLADLIICIGYSPVEYEPAMWNRGNATLVHIDVLPAYEESHYAPEIELVGDIAGTLEKLAGRVEQPLVLSDRASEILVDRQNQRELLARRGAQLNQFALHPLRIVRAMQDIINNDVTLTVDMGSFHIWIARYLYSFRARQVMISNGQQTMGVALPWAIGAWLVEPSRKVVSVSGDGGFLQSSMELETAVRLKANVLHIIWVDNAYNMVAIQEEKKYQRLSGVSFGPVDFKVYAEAFGAAGFAVESAEALEPTLRAAMDVDGPAVVAIPVDYSDNPLLMGQLHLSQIL, from the coding sequence ATGGATAACGAAAACCGGATGCGCCAGTGGGCGCATGGCGCCGACATGGTCGTCGGCCAGCTTGAAGCCCAGGGCGTAAAACAGGTCTTCGGCATTCCCGGCGCGAAGATCGATAAGGTCTTCGACTCCCTGCTGGATTCCACTATCCAGATTATCCCGGTGCGTCACGAGGCGAATGCGGCGTTTATGGCCGCCGCCGTCGGGCGTATCACCGGCAAAGCCGGGGTGGCGCTGGTCACCTCCGGGCCGGGGTGCAGCAACCTCATTACCGGCATGGCGACCGCCAACAGCGAAGGCGACCCGGTGGTCGCGCTCGGCGGGGCGGTGAAACGCGCGGATAAAGCGCGCCAGGTGCACCAGAGCATGGATACCGTGGCGATGTTCAGCCCGGTCACCAAATATTCTGTTGAAGTCTCGTCCTCGGACGCTATCGCCGAAGTGGTTTCCAACGCCTTTCGCGTGGCGGAGCACGGCAGACCGGGCAGCGCCTTTGTCAGCCTGCCGCAGGATATTGTCGATCAACCGGCGCAGGGCAACATTCTGCCGGCGGGCAACGCGCCGAAGCTGGGGCCTGCGCCGGATGCGTGTATCGACCACGTCGCCGGGCTGATTCGCAACGCCAAAAACCCGGTCATCCTGCTGGGCCTGATGGCGAGCCAGCCGGAGAACAGCCGCGCGCTGCATCGCCTGCTGGAGAAAAGCCATATTCCGGTCACCAGCACTTATCAGGCGGCGGGCGCGGTGAATCAGGAGCACTTCACGCGCTTTGCGGGCCGCGTCGGGCTTTTCAACAACCAGGCGGGCGACCGCTTGCTGCATCTGGCGGATCTCATCATCTGCATCGGCTACAGTCCGGTGGAATATGAGCCAGCCATGTGGAACCGCGGCAACGCGACGCTGGTGCATATCGACGTGTTGCCAGCCTATGAAGAGAGCCACTACGCGCCGGAAATCGAGCTGGTGGGGGACATCGCGGGCACGCTGGAGAAACTGGCCGGGCGTGTTGAACAGCCGCTGGTGTTAAGCGATCGCGCGTCTGAAATTCTTGTCGACCGTCAGAACCAGCGCGAGCTGCTGGCGCGCCGGGGCGCGCAGTTAAACCAGTTCGCCCTGCATCCGCTGCGCATCGTGCGCGCCATGCAGGACATCATCAATAACGATGTGACGCTCACCGTGGATATGGGCAGTTTCCACATCTGGATCGCGCGCTACCTCTATAGCTTCCGCGCCCGTCAGGTAATGATTTCCAACGGTCAGCAGACCATGGGCGTGGCGCTGCCGTGGGCCATCGGCGCATGGCTGGTGGAGCCGTCGCGTAAAGTGGTGTCTGTTTCCGGCGATGGCGGTTTCCTGCAATCGAGCATGGAGCTGGAAACCGCGGTGCGCCTGAAAGCCAATGTGTTACACATCATCTGGGTGGATAACGCCTACAATATGGTGGCGATACAGGAAGAGAAAAAATATCAGCGGCTCTCGGGCGTGAGCTTCGGGCCGGTGGATTTCAAAGTTTACGCCGAAGCGTTCGGCGCTGCCGGGTTCGCGGTGGAAAGCGCGGAAGCGCTGGAGCCGACGCTGCGCGCCGCGATGGATGTCGACGGGCCGGCGGTGGTCGCCATTCCGGTGGACTACAGCGATAACCCGCTGCTGATGGGCCAGCTCCATCTCAGCCAGATTCTCTGA